In one window of Nakamurella sp. PAMC28650 DNA:
- a CDS encoding ABC transporter permease subunit gives MRIDTGRTTATATALRPADPGLAVTFPRVMKSEWIKMRSVRSIVITLLASAVVVIGIGVVAASVKAGNITTTGQSAARGQALGSDSTGISLAGVQLAQLIVAIVGVLLVTSEYSTGSIRSTLAAVPRRWPMVLGKVIVFGAATFVVELVAVFIAFFAGQAILGSKGVSLGDSGVLQAVIGAAIFLTGTGLLGVALGFLLRSTASGIAVAVGAFFLLPGILNLFSTSVQDAIRPYLPSSAGTSLTSVTHSSDYLNYWPALLSLVIYVVVLTAAALLRMMRSDAT, from the coding sequence ATGAGGATCGACACCGGCCGCACCACCGCCACCGCCACCGCACTCCGCCCCGCGGATCCCGGACTGGCCGTCACCTTTCCACGGGTGATGAAATCCGAGTGGATCAAGATGCGATCGGTCAGATCGATCGTCATCACCCTGCTGGCCTCGGCCGTCGTCGTCATCGGGATCGGTGTGGTGGCCGCGAGTGTCAAGGCCGGCAACATCACCACGACGGGTCAGAGCGCGGCCCGTGGTCAGGCTCTCGGCAGCGACTCGACCGGGATATCCCTGGCCGGCGTGCAACTCGCGCAGCTCATCGTCGCGATCGTCGGGGTCCTGCTGGTCACCTCGGAGTACTCCACCGGATCGATCCGCAGCACGCTCGCCGCCGTACCCCGACGGTGGCCGATGGTGCTGGGCAAGGTCATCGTGTTCGGGGCGGCGACTTTCGTCGTCGAGTTGGTCGCGGTGTTCATCGCCTTCTTCGCCGGACAGGCGATCCTGGGCAGCAAGGGCGTCTCCCTCGGGGACAGCGGCGTCCTGCAGGCCGTGATCGGTGCGGCCATCTTCCTCACCGGAACGGGTCTGCTCGGGGTGGCTCTGGGATTTCTGTTGCGCAGTACCGCTTCCGGCATCGCCGTGGCGGTGGGGGCGTTCTTCCTGCTGCCAGGAATCCTCAACCTGTTCTCCACCAGCGTGCAGGACGCCATCCGGCCGTACCTGCCTTCCAGCGCGGGAACGTCGTTGACGTCGGTGACCCACAGCAGCGACTACCTGAACTACTGGCCGGCCCTGTTGTCTCTGGTGATCTACGTGGTGGTGCTCACTGCCGCCGCCCTGCTGCGGATGATGCGCAGCGACGCCACCTGA